The Balaenoptera acutorostrata chromosome 6, mBalAcu1.1, whole genome shotgun sequence genome includes the window CAGGAGAAGTTGGGCTTCTGCGAGCAGAGGAGCAGGTGCGCGCTGACTGTGGGTGGGGCGGGGGCTGTGGGCGGGGCTGTGGGCGGGGCGGaccgggcggcgggcggggccgAAGAGTCTGGAGTGAAGCCGGTCGGCTGGGATCCTGGGGTCGAGATGCCTTTGCTCTCCCAGTTGTCTCctaaatatctattttatttttcaagttttctctAAAACTCCTTCATTTTTTCTGCGAATATTGTTATGGTAATtagactttttattaaaaaaacttaagTATTCAGTAACATAACTTAGAACATGAAAGTTCCTTCTAATATCTACCTCCCAACGCCTCCCCTTCCCCTGTAAGTTTGGTAAAGAGTCCTCCAGATTGATTTCTATGCATATGTTAACAATTGTTATCATTTTACAAAAGTGAGATCATgctaagctgatttttttttaataagcttatttattcatttatttatttttggctgtgttgggtctttgttgctgtgcgtgggctttctctagttgcggcgagtggggctactctttgttgcggtgcaccggcttctcattgcggtggcttctcttgttgtggagcacagggtctgggcgcatgggcttcagtagttgtggtgcaagggctcagtagttgtggtgcacgggcttagttgctctgcagcatgtgggatcttcctggaccagggctcgaacccgtgtgccctgccttagcaggtggattcttaaccactgcgccaccagggaagtccactaagCTGATTTTTGACTTGCTTTTTTACTCCGCATGGCAATTACATATAGGACgacctcattttcttttattgcttgcaAAGTATTCCATTCTGTGGAGGTACCACAATTAATTTCTTTAGACAGTAGTATGCTGATGAGTATTTgggctgttttcagttttttattataaataatgcagtAATGAGACCCAAGACATATGTTTTCATGCATTCATACTAGTAATTCTGTAGTTAGATTGCTGGAAGTTAAATTGTTGGGttaaaaagtgttaaaatttaacattttaaaagataataccCAATTGTTCTCCAAAAACAATGAACCAATATAAACTTCCCCCAGTAAAGGAAAGTCTTGGTTTCCCCAAACCTCCCTAGCCCAGGGTATTAAGACTATTTTTCAACTTTGCTAATCGGGTAGGCAAAAAAAGGCTCTCTCGCAGCGGACTGACTTTGCATGTTTAAATTGTGAGTGCAGGACAGCATCTTTCGTGCGTTTATTGGCCATTATGGCCTGCCCAAATCATTCGCCCATTTGCTCTTAAattgttcattaaaaaatttttttggttatgTGTTCTTTGTAGGCTGGAAAATTAGCTTATCATCTGCCTTCTATGGCAAAATATTCTTCACTAtttactgctttcttttgtgGTGTTTTTGCTACTCAATAATGGGATTTAACCATagtcaaattaattttttcatttttagctgCTGGGTTTATGACATCTCAGAAAGGCCTTTCCTACTCCAGGACCATAAAAATGTCCACTTATGTTGGGATTTTACACTAACATTTAAGTGTTGGGTCCATCAAGAGGGACGTGGTGGCAGGGAGCAGAGACCAGCCTGATTTTCCCCAAACTCCCCACTGGGGTCCAGAAGCCTCCGTATCCTCCAGGTGGCCCAGCTCAGAGCACCCTGTGGCCTGCTGTGTCCTGCAGGCAGTTCCAGAAGGCAGAGAACCGCTTCTCAATGGCCATCCAGCACAATCCCCAGAAGCCCCAGTACTACCTGTACCGCGCCAGAAGCCGGCAGCTCATGCAGAACATTTTTGGGGCCCGCCAGGATGTTGCCACTGTCCTGCTTCTTGACCCCAAACAACCGAAGGTGTGTGCCTGCTGGGCCAGGAGGGTGGTCTCCAGAGTCAGTACCTCTGGCCACCTAAAGATACTCCCTGTCCCTAAAAGAAACCTGGTTTCCTAGCAGTAATAACAGCTGCTAATGCTGGAGCatttactacgtgccaggcactgttctaaccaGTTCAGCTTACATCACCCCATTTAACCCTCTTCGGTACCTACGAGACAAGTAACATTATCATCACCCCACAATTCATAGAGGGAAGAGggtaaggctcagagaagtcagtTCCCTTGGCCCAGGTCATGGAGCTTGGAGGTCACACTCTTATCTGGCTGGCTGCAGAACCACTGGTCAGACTCACCATCAGCACTCCCTCACCGAATAGTTCCTTTCTCAAGATGTCCTGATAGTTCTGGGGCAAAAAGGTCCAGccctttaaaaaacaacaatcTGTAAACCCTTGCTCTGCCAGGGCAGCACCACACCATCTGCCCCGTCCTGGCCCACACCTGACAATGGTCACCCTCTTTCCTGGCAGCTGCTGCCACTGATGACCACCCTCTTCCCCGGCATGTCAGTGGAGGAGGTGCTTAACAGCCAGGTGGCCCACCTGGCCAGGCTGCAGCTGGAGCGGGTGGTGGAGCACAGCCTGCAGGCCGGCACCCCTCAGGATATCGTGGGGTAAGTTTCTCCAGGAGGGCCCGCGGGCCCAGAGTCGGGGGACGGTTGGGGCTCAAGGCACCTCTGGCCCTAATCGCCTTCTCAGGCCGCTGTCCAGTCCTGGGGATGGTGGGGTGAGTCAGGGAGGCCTACCCAGTGCTCTGGGGTCACGGCTTGTCAGGCAGCTCAAGGAGCAGGAACTAGAGCGCCAGAGGGCCCGGGCCCTGCAGCTTTCGTGGAAGCTGGAGCAGCCTTTGTTCAAGACCTCCAAAGAGCTAGAGGATACTCGCCAGTCCCTGCAGGCAAAGCCAGAAGGCCCAGAGGAAGAGGCCGAGGCCCCTGGGGAGAAGGAGGTAAGTGGGCTGTACGCCGGGGCCGGAGGTCCTTGAGGTCCAAGGTGGAATGTACCCCAAGTCAGGGCTGAGGGATGCACGCTGGCTAGAGGCTGGCTTctgggcctggctctgccaccactCAGATGTGTGACTTGGGCTGGGGACATCTCGCTGTGAGACAGAGAAGGTACCAGTAAGGGGTACACCTGAAGGAGGGTGCGTGAGGATGTGGGCCCCTCACAGAGAGAAGCTTCCCACACTTTGTCCACACCCACCTTCATAAATTCCGCTGTGTGGACTGGCCACTTGTACCagaattttcttaattcttaaatTCATTTCTAAAATCTTTTCACTGAATGGAACATATAGAAAAGTACATGACTCTTAAGTGAACTGTTTGAtggattttcacaaactgaatacCCCCATGGCACCATTCTCCAGACCAAGAAAGAACACATTCCCAGTTCCCCAGAAGCCCCTCGTGCCCCCTTCCAGGCCCCTCCCTCAGCCCAGCACACCCCACAAGGCTGTCCTGGTTCCTAACACCGCAGACGAGCGTGCCTGTCCTTCGCAACAGAGGACAAACGTGGCGCATGGCCCTTTGCCTCTGGCTCCTTTCACCGAGCGTCCAAGTCTGTGAGATGCATCCAAGTTGACTGCTCCTTCTCATCGCTGGAGACAGTGCCATCCTGCGAATATCCTgccatttatttatccactcgACTGCTGATGGACAGCAAGTAAATTGTGTTCAAGGGAGACTTTAACCATCGAAGTAAACGGAGTGCCAGCATCCCTTGCCAGAAATGGGAAAGGCAAGCTCTACATTTTCCTAGCTCACGTTAGGATACAAAAATACAGAACTTGGGTCTGTGTACGCCCTGAAGTCATCGTGGCGTCCCCGCTGAGTGCTCCGCAGCCCTGCCCGCTCCCGCATCGCATCTCACTCCCGCACATTTCCCGCGGCCTGCAAGTGCGACCAGCAGCCGAGAGCCGGGCCAAGAGCCTGGCCGCAGAGTCCCCCTGACTTGGATTCCAGCCCTGCTTCTCTGCCTCTTAGCCGAGTGCCCAGGGCAGCTGCTTAGGCGTTTCCTGGTCCGGGAAATGGTAATGGCAGGCGAGTTCCCTCCCAGATGCGCAGGGAGATGAAACACGGAGAAGGTCCTCAGTTTCTCACTAGCCATTCCCCGGACACAGCACTTCACAGTTCACAGAAGCCTATCCCACAATTGAACTAATTTGCATTTTGCAGATAGAGAGATGAGGCCCAAGAGCCTCTTGACACTGCTTTTCTCACGTGGCCACACCTGTCTAACCTGGCCACGCCCCTTCTTGTCCAGTCAACCTCTCCATGTCCCCATCCAGCCCTAACCTGCGACCCTCGAGGAGCTCTAAGCGGCTGGACTTACAGAGCTGCGGCCACTGTGACCGTGCAGCCAGTGATCATGCAGCCTGTCTCTTGCCCTAGGAGAAGCTGGAGCCGGGTCCCAGCAAGGAGAGGTCCCTGACCGACAGCTACATCAGCCAGACCTCTTCAGGCTCCATCTTGGGCTGTAAGTCCCCCTGCTCCTGCCAGACCTGAGTGAGCCGACGCAGCAGGGAGGGCAAAGGTCAGGGGTCAGGGACTCCCAGGCCTGAGTGTGAATTTGGGCGCTGCTGTCACAGCTGTGTGAGTGTGGAGTGGCAGGACTCATCCCAGCTTTGCGGGGGGCACAGGGAGCCCTCAGCGATGCCCAGCACACAGCCTGCGAGGCCGGCTCTCACCGCGAGGCGCCTCACAGTTGCTGCCTGCTCCACCCTCATTCCCCGCTCAGGcctgtctctcttctctctgccccctTGGCCTCTCCCCTGAAATAAGCCCACGAAGCCTGTGCACGTCCAGGGGGCTTTTACCCTCAATTCTGAAAGGTGCCAGCGTGGAGGGGACAAAAGTAAAAAACGCAAGAATGCTGCTCTGGGTCCCAGGGGCAGCCATGGGCAGTCCAGGGAGGGACGGGAGTAGCAGCGGCCAGCCGCCTTCCTGCCATTCGGCAAGTGCGTTGAGTGTCCTAGGGCCAGGCCTGTGCTGGACGCTGGTTACAGGCATGAATGGCACAGTCGTTGCCCCAGGGAGCTCTTGGTCCTGAAGGGAAGAAGGCACACAGGTAAACAGCTACCAGGACAGTGTAGCCATACTATGGAGGGGAGTCCTGAGGGCTCTGAGTGCATTTAGCTCCCTTTGGGGGGTCAGGAAGGGTttccaggacccaggggaagagcGGTAGCCAAGTGTGCGCAGGGTGGAGCGGGGGGAACTGCTGCAGGCAGGGGGCCAGGGCCCTGCAGGCTGTTGGCTGTGGCTGGAACGCAGAGGGCAAGAGGCAGGCAGCAGAGTGGAGGCCAGCGCTGGGCGAGTGGGGTCCTTCGTATCTCCCCCTTATCTTACGGCCCTGACCCACCTGCAGGGCTCAGGGTGCCAGGAGGGCTGGGTTGCCGTGAGCTGGCAGGCCTTCCCCTTGGCCATGCAAGTCCTCTGGGACATAGGCAAGGGTGAGGCCTAGAAGTCTCCCTTTCCTGGCACTGTCTGGGGAAGGCGGCCTGACAGCTTCTATTGACATATCCTTTCCAGTCAGGACCACGTCCACCTCAGAGACGGAGACATCCACTGTCTGCCAGGAATACGGGAGCACTTCGACCACTGTTGTGACATTCTCTGACTCTTCACTGCTAAGGACACAATCCTCAGACTTGGGGGACAAGAGGGAAGACCTAAGCCTGAGCTACAGCCCCAGAAAAACCAAGTCCACCCCAGGCCACAGCCAGAGGCCCAGCGAGCCCGAGGCCATCCAGGTCCAGAGCCAGAGGCCCAACAGGACCGAGGCCGACCAGGTCCAGAGCCAGAGGCCCAGCAGGACCGAGGCCATCCGGGTCCAGAGCCAGAGGCCCAGCAGGACTGAGGCCATCCGGGTCCAGAGCCAGAGACCCAGCAGGACCGAGGCCACCTGGAGCCCAAGGCAAAAGCTCAACAAGACTAAGGCCACCCAGGGCTCAAggcagaggctcagaaaggccaAGGGTGCCCATGGCCAGAGCTGGAGACCCAGAAAGGCTGGTGCCACCCAGGACTGGAGCTGGAGACTGATCCAAAGTCCCAGCAAGATCAAGACTTATGACCCAAGTTGGAGCCCCTGCAACACTGAGGCCACTGAGGGCCAGGGCCACAGCCAGAGGCCCAGCCAGTCCAAGGCTGCCCAGAGCTGGAGCCAGGGCACAAGCCCAGGTTCCGGCAAGACCGAGATCACCTGGGGACTGAGCCCAAGTCTCAGCAACACGCAGACCACCCAGGGCCTGAGACAGAACCCCAGCCCCGGCAGTTAGGCTGCTCTCTGAAGGGGCCGCTCAGCCCCTTCACTTCTTGCTGGGGTGCGGGAGATTCTGCCCCCACCACTGGCCACTCAGCAAAGCAGCCTCCTCCAGAGCAATCAGAACCTCAGCCAACATCCCTCTGGTCCCATGGCTAAATTTATTGTATTTGTTCCcttcttttacaaaattaaaaacttgaaaaGCCCAGCCCAAGTGGCAACTTGAGTCCCTCTGTTCCCAGAGACAGAAGTCTCAGCCTGGCTTTACAATACTGGGACATAGGGTGTGGGGTGGAGGGTAGGGGTGTGGTGCCTGAGCCAGGGCCGAGACCAAAGAAGGAGGGAGCAGCCACGAGCCACCGTCCCTGagttaaaattcacattttaagaaGGCTCAGGCTGGAGGGTGAGGTCAAGGCTCATTGAAGTTCTGGGGTGACCAGCGGTTTCCCTGAGGAAGGAAGCAAAGGCCAAGAGGCCCTCAGACCAGTGAAGAGGCCAGGGCCTGCCCTGGCCTTCTGTTTCATGGCCTAGCCAACAGCCCTCCTCATCTTCCTATTGTGCTCTGGGTCCCAGGAGGCACAGGACAAGGGACCCTGTGGCAGAGGCCCCAGGGCTGTTCCTTCACAGCCTGGCCAGGTA containing:
- the TTC16 gene encoding LOW QUALITY PROTEIN: tetratricopeptide repeat protein 16 (The sequence of the model RefSeq protein was modified relative to this genomic sequence to represent the inferred CDS: substituted 1 base at 1 genomic stop codon), whose amino-acid sequence is MSSRNVSLLSLGLCLPLLSPYPSPPPPNPFPKPQLYALDWSQVRASPSACAPWPCSYHRGHQCLEQEDWEVAVLFFSRGLHLDSQLVEFYALRAEAYIQLCDFSSAAQNLRKAYSSQPENTDYLERLTLVLYLKGQCLFERRAFLDALNVFSQASELQPEKFCFRYRCMACLLALKRHRECLSFVTKEVKHGTTNADVYILRARLYNFFQKPSLCHRDLHSALLLDPKHPQAKVLLKVMVGQAQEARQDAGILAVQGKLQHALQCINRAIENNPLDPSLFLFRGIMYRRLREFDSAVEDFLKALDMMTEHQQDLVQQAQRQLLLAYNDFAVHCYMQGAYQEGVLLLSKALKGEQREKGLYINRGDCFFQLGNLTFAEADYQQALALSPKDEGAHLRMGLLQEKLGFCEQRSRQFQKAENRFSMAIQHNPQKPQYYLYRARSRQLMQNIFGARQDVATVLLLDPKQPKLLPLMTTLFPGMSVEEVLNSQVAHLARLQLERVVEHSLQAGTPQDIVGQLKEQELERQRARALQLSWKLEQPLFKTSKELEDTRQSLQAKPEGPEEEAEAPGEKEEKLEPGPSKERSLTDSYISQTSSGSILGFRTTSTSETETSTVCQEYGSTSTTVVTFSDSSLLRTQSSDLGDKREDLSLSYSPRKTKSTPGHSQRPSEPEAIQVQSQRPNRTEADQVQSQRPSRTEAIRVQSQRPSRTEAIRVQSQRPSRTEATWSPRQKLNKTKATQGSRQRLRKAKGAHGQSWRPRKAGATQDWSWRLIQSPSKIKTYDPSWSPCNTEATEGQGHSQRPSQSKAAQSWSQGTSPGSGKTEITWGLSPSLSNTQTTQGLRQNPSPGSXAAL